CATCACCTTCTTTAATATTTTCCAAAAGCTCAGCCTTTTTAGAAATTCTTTCAGCTTCTAAAAGCTCACGTCTGGAGACGACTACGTTCTTACGTTCAATATTAATCTTAAGGATCTTAAATTCATATGTCTTGCCGAGATATTCATCGAGGTTTTTAATGCGCTTGTTATCGATCTGAGAGCCAGGTAAGAATGCTTCCATCCCAATATCAACCATTAAGCCACCTTTAACTTTACGGAGGACGCGGCCCTTGACAATCGAACCTTCTTCGCAATGTTCCAGAATATATTCCCATTGACGCATTCTTTCGGCTTTTTCACGAGAGAGAACAATCTGCCCATTATCATCTTCAGCTTGGTCAAGAAGCACTTCGACTTCCCCATCTAATACCACATTTGAAGGATCAGAAAATTCCTCAATAGGGACTAGACCCTCTGATTTTAAGCCTACATCTACGACAACATGATCTTTTGTAATTTCGACAATCCTTCCTTTGAGGATAGTTCCTGGGATCAATGCAGTGCTGTCTTCAACGTTATTATTGGATGACTGACCCTCCAATAAAGCTTTAAAAAGTTCTGCATCTGTTTGCTGGTAAGAGACATCATCGACGATCTTGCTCTCATTCCAGGTGTGTTGGGGGTTTTTAGACATTTAAAGGTTACTCCTATTTTTCATACTAATGGAGTAAAGATATCAGATGTGAAAGAAAAATAGCAATATATAAAACTGAAGTGAAAACAGGAGAGGGCAGGAAAGGAAATAAGGATAAAACCGAATTGAGAGAATATATAGAATGCTTATTTAATTTAATAAATTTTTTTTCATCAAATATGCTCTTCATTAAAGATGCTTCAGAATGAAATTAACGCGTAGCTATCTAGATCACTTGGAAAAAAAACGTTTATATCCAGTAAGTCGCTTTTGAAGAGGCCGTTTCATAAAGGGTGATAGCATACAGCTCGGGTAGTATAGGCTTAAGATAATCATAAATCCATTTGCACACAAATTCTACAGTCGTAGAATCTGACTGTAGGGTCTCATTCAAGCACTGATGATCTAAATATTTTTTTATCATAGGCTGGACAAGATCAGTAAGATCCTGAAAATCTATTACCATATTTTTCTTGGGCCCCTCTTTTTGTAAAAACTCCTTTCGAATAATGACATGGAGACTATAGGAGTGGCCATGCATACTTTTGCATTTACCATCATGATGGCTTAAAAAATGAGCCGCTTCAAAATAAAAAATTTTTTCTAATTCATGCATCTTGCTTCATTTGCCTTTGGAATATAAGGATTTAAATTGACAGATGGGAAGGCTTTTTTTTATAAGTAATTCAAGCTTATCAGAAAAAAAATAATAAAAAAGTAAAAAACTACTCCTATGCAGACACTTGTAATGAAATTTGGGGGGGCAGCAGTAGCTACTGCTGAGCATTTTTCCTATATAGCCGATCTTATCATTTCGCGAAAAAAAGATTTTCAACGTCTTGTAGTCGTAGTAAGTGCGATGGGAAAAACCACCGATCATTTGATTGCATTAGCTAAGCAAGTTAACCCTGACCCTCCTCGCCGAGAATACGACATGCTAGTGACCGTAGGCGAAAGGATAAGCTGTTCTTTGCTTGCAATGGCCTTGGCCGCCAAAGGATGCGAGGCTTTAAGCTTCACAGGTAGCCAATCAGGAATTATTACTTGTTCAAGGCATACGGAAGCAAGAATTATCGATGTGCGGCCTACGCGTGTTTTGCCCTTGCTAGATTCTGGGAAAATCGTTATTGTAGCAGGATTCCAAGGGGTAAGTAGATTAGGAGAGATTACTACTTTAGGACGAGGTGGCTCAGATACTACAGCAGTAGCTTTAGGAGTGATTTTAAAAGCCTCCATCGTAGAGTTCTTTAAAGATGTCTCAGGAGTTTATGCAGAAGATCCTAAAAAAAACCCTCACGCAATTTTTCATTCAAAGCTTACTTATAAGCAAGCTTTAGATGTAGTTGGTAAAGGTGGAAAGATATTACATCCCCGTTGTATAGAATTAGCCTATAAGAATTATTTGCCCTTAAAGATAAGATCTTTTAAGACATATGGTTTGGAAGAGAATGAAAGGTGCACAATAATTTTTGAAGATTCTTGCCAGCCGGATAAGCATTTGTTTGAAGATGAAACTTAACAATACATGCCTATAAGTAGCTTAAATCATGCAAGATAATGAGTGTTTTCCCGAAATAAAGATTCATGTTGAGGATCAAGATAATGACATAGGTATACATCTATTCAAAGAAGCTATTCATAGCATATTGAAGAAAATTATTCCTCTAAATTTTTTCAAAAATAAGAGTTATGAAAGTGAATTTCCCATTGTTAAGACTTTAGTTTCAAATCAGGCCCCTGGCTATCTAACCTTTTATTATTTTGGCAAATCTCAGGAACATACTCTAAAGTTCTTTATCGAAATGCTTTCGAATTGGCTAGTGCCAGGGCGACGTTTAAATCAATCGATGATATTTTCTTCTGAGTTTAGCATTCCTTCTCTAAGCCCCTTAGTTTACCGATTATTCAAAGTGGTCATCCATCTTGATTTAGTTTCCGATGTAGAGCAGATCCAAGCTAATTTACCTATTATCGAAGCAGAAATCCGCTTAGGAATGGATTCTTCTTATTATGCTAAAAGAATTTTAGAAATTAAAGGCTTAAGCATTGATGCTAAAACAGCTCTTATCCAAGAAAATATTGCCTATTTGATTGAGCGTAAACCTCAGTTTTTTGATTTTGATTTGCTGACAGAGATGCAACATGTGTTGGTAATATGTCACGATGATTTTAAATCTCAACGAAGTAGCCGCCATCTTAGTCGCATTATCTGCATTCAATATCTTTTTAGAAGATATCTTTTCGATCGACTTCAAATTCAAAATAAAAGGCATTTCTTCTTGAAAATATTTAAAACCTATTTGCGCGACCAAGAGCAAAATAAGCAGGTTTTAGGGATTATCGTTGGCTTTAATTTTTTAAGAGAAAAAGAAATTTTTGATAAACGGCATTTAATTCGAGCGATCCAAAATCATATTCCCAACGCCCTTATGGTAGAAAATTCTTTTATCGATAATCGGCGCTCTCCAGAAAATTTTTGTACTGTCTACATAGAAATAGAAAAAAGTATGGGAGAGAAATTTACCCACCAGGAAGTCTCTCAACTACGTAAAACTCTGCCTATAGATTTGCTAGATAGCATTGAACATATAGTGCATCCTATCTTCATGCCACGCAACGAAGAAGAGATTATGCGTAACATCTTTAGCTTAAGTAGCCAAGTTAAATTTGTACGAGACTTACCTCAAGTCATCATTAATTTTGACGAGCAAACCTACTCCAAATTGGTGTTTACTATCATTGTGGTCAGAGTGGTTGAGCCTAGTGGCGCTTCCATAAAAGAACTCTTTGATAAAAGTGAAACTTTTCTAGATTATACCCATGATCGTTGTAAAACTTTAGGATACTTGCGAGGAAAGCATAGTAAAGAAGCCACAGTATTTACTGTAAAGATTTCAAAAGATGATTTCATTAGACGAGATAATTCTATTGATCTAAATAAAGCCCGCCAAAGTGTAGTTTTTGAATTGCTAAGAATTTTAGGGGAATTTAGAGATTTTAATGGAGGAATGATCTCAAAACAGAATGAACTTCTAGCCGAGCTAAAAGCGCTCCTTGAAGAAGAGACGGATTTGAATGAATTGTTATTAGAAAATTTCTTCTTTTCTATTACTCCTATAGTCATGCGTACCGTTTTAGAGGCAGAAACTTTAAAAATGTTTTTTAGCTTGCTAAGAGAAACAATCGAGGAAGAAATAGTGCCACCTCTCTCTTATCATGTGAAAACATTGGCCAAGACGCCTTATATATATGTAATAGTGAAATCTGAAGAGCGTTTAAACCGGGAAGATTTAGCTCAAGCTTTAAATGTTTTACAAGCTAAATCCTCAGAAATTGCCACTGCTTACATGCAGGTGCATGAGATCAATTATAATTGTTATCTTTACCGCTGCTTGGATGGAAAGCGGCAAAAATTATTTGGCTCAATTATTCAAAAGGCAGTCGTCAACATGTTTGATAATAAAGTCTCCTAAGCTTTAAGTTTAATCCCTTATTTTGAGTTTCAAACGGGGACATAGTGAGTTTTGGCTTTAAAATTTTTGAATAAAGTTTGTATAAAGGCTTAAGAGGTTTTCTGGGTGGCCTTAAGAGAGGAAACTGGCAATAAGGCAAGCGACCAAGAAGAAAATTTATATACTTTGTTAGCATTCTTTAACTTAAGCATTAAAGGGATAGCGAGAAGGGATTTAAGTAGAGCTCTTTAGCTACCCGCACTTTTAACAGCCAGTGATCACCTAGGGATTGTATTACTTGACAAGCTCGTGTTGCTTAAGCTAACCTCTCTACACATAATTTTGACCAGGCATTAACAATGACAAAAACAAACCCAATAAAAGTGGCTGCCTCTATTTTAGCAGGTGACTTTGGCTACTTGGCAGATACGGCTAAGAAAATTGAGGACTCGGGGGCAGACTCTTTGCATATCGATATTATGGATGGAAATTTTGTGCCCAATTTAACGATGGGGCCACAAGCTGTTGCTGCTATTAATCGTGCTACGAATATGTTCTTAGATGTCCATTTAATGGTTTATCATCCCTTTGATTATATCGAACGTTTTGTGGAAGCAGGTGCAGACAACATTACTATCCACTTCGAGGCTACCGAAGATGTAGATGAAACTTTGGAATATATTCGTAAGTGCAATATTAAGGCAGGCCTAGCTTTTTGTCCTGAGACGTCGGCCTCTATGATTCCTAAATATTTGAATAAGTGTGACCTTATCTTGCTTATGACTGTTCATCCAGGTTTTGGGGGGCAAGAATTTATGCCTGAAGTTCTAGAAAAAATAAGCTTTACGCGTGAATGCTTGACTAAACTTGATATTTGCCAAGGGGGGATGACTGCTAAGAAAGATTCTCCTGAAAAGCTACCTCCTTTCGATATTCAAGTCGATGGAGGAATTGCTCCAGAAACTGCTAAGTTATGCGTAAAAGCAGGAGCTAACATCTTAGTGGCAGGAACATTTTTATTTAAGAGCCCTAATATGCATGAGGGAGTAAATAGCTTACGCGGCCTTTGAGAGATCTAATAAATTTTTTTATTTTCGGGTATCCGCAAGTTTGTTTTTAGTAGATATAAAAAGTTTTACTCCCTCTTTTTTATCGCATTGTGAAAAATAAGCAGTTTGCCTTTGAAAGTTTCTATAAAGGCGCTCTTAAGGCTTTATAGGCTGGGAAAAATAAATTTTTTTTAAAGTTTTGTCTCTATTTTTCTCTTTGACATTTGAGCCCTAGTTTCTTAATATGTCAAGGATAGCTTAAATTTTTTACTGAAGGACAGAAACGTCTATGGTTATGAGTAACCAGCTAACTCCTGGAATGACAATTTCTATCAATAATAAACTTTATCGCGTGGAAACTACGGTAAAAGTGATGGTACCTAAAGGTGCACCTTTTATAAAAACAAAAATACGCGATTTATCATCTAATGAGCTTATTGAAAAGAATTTTAAATTAAATCAATCAATTAAAGATGTTAATCTTGCAGAACGACGTCTAGAATTTCTTTATTTAGAAGGAAAAGATTATCTTTTTTTAGATATTGAAAACCTTAATCAAATTTTAATTCCTCAACATATTATAGGCAATAGCATCAACTACTTGAAAGAAGGCGTAGAAGTTAAAGCTTCTTTTTTTGGTGAAACTATTTTTGCTGTAGAGCTACCTCAGTTTTTAGAATTGATGGTTGCAAAAGTGGAGGGAGGAGAAAATAAATCTATATTAGCAAATGCTTCTAAGGCTGCTCTATTAGAGACTGGAGCTAAAATTGAAGTTCCACCATTTATCGAAGCAGGTGATATCATAAAAATAGACACGCGTTCATACGAATACATACAGAGGGTATAGGGAGGATTGTTGCGTGGAGCTAAAGCAGATAAAGGAATTGATGGGGGCGATGGGACGTACGGGAACCAAACGCGTAACTATCAAAAAAGAAGGCTTTGAAATTGAGATTGAAAGATATGATGGGGGAACAATGAAGGTTCCCGAGTCAATGTTTGAGTCGTCAGAAGAAACTTTTAATAAAACAGACGAAGCCTTGCGGCGGGCAAATATTAGTGTGGCTTCTTTGGCAGTACCTCCGGGTCAAGCGGTAGAACATAAGGAAGATGCAAATACATTTTTTGTCACTTCGCCCATGGTAGGAACATTTTATAATACACCTTCTCCTGAAGAACCTCCTTTTGTTAAAGTGGGTAGTAAAATTGATAAAAATAGCGTAGTCTGCATTATAGAAGCTATGAAAGTAATGAATGAAATCAAAGCTGGAGCAACAGGAACGGTGGCGGAAGTGCTAGTAGAAAACGGACATCCTGTAGAATTTGGAACAAAACTCTTTCGAATTACGTAGTATTGAAATATGCAAAAAGTTCTTATTGCTAACCGAGGCGAAATTGCCGTTAGGATTATCCGTGCTTGTCACGATTTAGGCTTACAAACAGTAGCAGTTTATTCGCAAGCAGACGCCGAGGCTCTGCATGTGTTGCATGCCGATGAAGCCATTTGTATCGGCGAAGCTCCTGCTGCTAAATCTTATCTTAAGATCTCCAATATCCTCTCTGCTTGTGAAATAACAGGAGCAGATGCCATACATCCAGGCTATGGTTTTTTAAGCGAAAATGCTAATTTTGCTTCCATTTGCGAAAGTTGCGGCTTAAATTTCATCGGGCCTGCTCCTGCTTCGATTACGTTGTTAGGAGATAAAGCTAAGGCTAAGGCCACGGCAAAAAAGGCGGGCTGTCCTGTTATTCCTGGCTCCGAGGGAGTTGTAAGCGATCTAAAAGAGGGCCTAGAAGTAGCCAAGGAGATTGGCTACCCGATCTTCATTAAAGCTGTATCAGGAGGAGGGGGGAAAGGAATACGCATTGCTTATAGTGAAGAAGAATTCATACGCCTTTTTCCTGCTGCACGTGCTGAGGCAGATGCAAGCTTTAGTAATCCTGATGTCTACCTGGAGAAGATGATCGTTGATCCTCGGCATATTGAAGTCCAAGTTATTGGGGATAAATATGGCAACTACATTCACCTTGGAGAGAGAGATTGTTCTATCCAAAGGCGTCGTCAAAAACTTATTGAAGAGGCCCCTAGCCCACTATTAAATAGCAAACTGAGACAAAAAATTGGCCAAGCAGCGATTAGTGTTGTTAAAGAGGCTAATTATCATTCGGTAGCTACTGTTGAATTTCTATTGGATGCTAATCATCGTTTCTATTTTATGGAAGTAAATACAAGGATTCAGGTAGAACATACGGTGACTGAGGAGCTAACAGGAGTGGATCTTCTTGGAGAGCAACTAAGTGTAGCCATGGGTAATAAACTGAGGTATGCCCAAGAAGAGGTTAACTTTAAGGGGCATGTCATCCAGTTTCGCATCAATGCAGAAAACCCTGCCGCAAATTTTTCACCTTCCCCTGGACGGCTTGAATATTATTTACCTCCTGGTGGTCCCCATGTTCGCGTGGATAGTGCTTGTTATTCAGGCTATCAAATTCCTCCTAATTACGACTCCATGATTGCCAAATTAATTGTCCATGGCAAAGATCGTTTAGAAGCGATAGCTATAGGCAAACGAGCCTTACGAGAGTTTCATATTGGCGGCGTAGACTCAACCATTCCTTTCCATCTCTATATGCTTCATGACAAAAAATTCCTTCATTCCGATTTTCATCTAAGCTACATTGATGGCTTGATTGCAGAAGGGTGCTCTTTTAGCCTAGAAGAGTAAAAATTGCTTAAAAAACAATACAGCGAGTGCAGGTAATTTAGATTGATAAGGCAGAGAATAGACATTCACATTCTTATACGTTTGCTATTC
This Neochlamydia sp. AcF84 DNA region includes the following protein-coding sequences:
- the accC gene encoding acetyl-CoA carboxylase biotin carboxylase subunit; translated protein: MQKVLIANRGEIAVRIIRACHDLGLQTVAVYSQADAEALHVLHADEAICIGEAPAAKSYLKISNILSACEITGADAIHPGYGFLSENANFASICESCGLNFIGPAPASITLLGDKAKAKATAKKAGCPVIPGSEGVVSDLKEGLEVAKEIGYPIFIKAVSGGGGKGIRIAYSEEEFIRLFPAARAEADASFSNPDVYLEKMIVDPRHIEVQVIGDKYGNYIHLGERDCSIQRRRQKLIEEAPSPLLNSKLRQKIGQAAISVVKEANYHSVATVEFLLDANHRFYFMEVNTRIQVEHTVTEELTGVDLLGEQLSVAMGNKLRYAQEEVNFKGHVIQFRINAENPAANFSPSPGRLEYYLPPGGPHVRVDSACYSGYQIPPNYDSMIAKLIVHGKDRLEAIAIGKRALREFHIGGVDSTIPFHLYMLHDKKFLHSDFHLSYIDGLIAEGCSFSLEE
- a CDS encoding aspartate kinase gives rise to the protein MQTLVMKFGGAAVATAEHFSYIADLIISRKKDFQRLVVVVSAMGKTTDHLIALAKQVNPDPPRREYDMLVTVGERISCSLLAMALAAKGCEALSFTGSQSGIITCSRHTEARIIDVRPTRVLPLLDSGKIVIVAGFQGVSRLGEITTLGRGGSDTTAVALGVILKASIVEFFKDVSGVYAEDPKKNPHAIFHSKLTYKQALDVVGKGGKILHPRCIELAYKNYLPLKIRSFKTYGLEENERCTIIFEDSCQPDKHLFEDET
- the rpe gene encoding ribulose-phosphate 3-epimerase encodes the protein MTKTNPIKVAASILAGDFGYLADTAKKIEDSGADSLHIDIMDGNFVPNLTMGPQAVAAINRATNMFLDVHLMVYHPFDYIERFVEAGADNITIHFEATEDVDETLEYIRKCNIKAGLAFCPETSASMIPKYLNKCDLILLMTVHPGFGGQEFMPEVLEKISFTRECLTKLDICQGGMTAKKDSPEKLPPFDIQVDGGIAPETAKLCVKAGANILVAGTFLFKSPNMHEGVNSLRGL
- the accB gene encoding acetyl-CoA carboxylase biotin carboxyl carrier protein — protein: MELKQIKELMGAMGRTGTKRVTIKKEGFEIEIERYDGGTMKVPESMFESSEETFNKTDEALRRANISVASLAVPPGQAVEHKEDANTFFVTSPMVGTFYNTPSPEEPPFVKVGSKIDKNSVVCIIEAMKVMNEIKAGATGTVAEVLVENGHPVEFGTKLFRIT
- a CDS encoding elongation factor P produces the protein MVMSNQLTPGMTISINNKLYRVETTVKVMVPKGAPFIKTKIRDLSSNELIEKNFKLNQSIKDVNLAERRLEFLYLEGKDYLFLDIENLNQILIPQHIIGNSINYLKEGVEVKASFFGETIFAVELPQFLELMVAKVEGGENKSILANASKAALLETGAKIEVPPFIEAGDIIKIDTRSYEYIQRV
- the queD gene encoding 6-carboxytetrahydropterin synthase QueD; amino-acid sequence: MHELEKIFYFEAAHFLSHHDGKCKSMHGHSYSLHVIIRKEFLQKEGPKKNMVIDFQDLTDLVQPMIKKYLDHQCLNETLQSDSTTVEFVCKWIYDYLKPILPELYAITLYETASSKATYWI